One window from the genome of candidate division WOR-3 bacterium encodes:
- a CDS encoding DNA-formamidopyrimidine glycosylase family protein has product MPELPEVETIRRHLLPIVTNRVIVDVVIRRQDIVGFPSVREFKYQIKGHRIAKIGRKGKYLLFSLTQG; this is encoded by the coding sequence ATGCCAGAACTGCCTGAGGTTGAGACAATTCGCCGTCACCTTCTTCCAATTGTAACAAACCGGGTGATTGTTGATGTGGTAATTAGGCGCCAGGATATTGTGGGATTTCCTTCGGTGCGAGAGTTCAAGTACCAGATTAAAGGGCACCGAATAGCAAAGATCGGGCGCAAAGGTAAGTATCTACTTTTTTCCCTCACGCAGGG
- a CDS encoding TMEM165/GDT1 family protein, whose protein sequence is MDWKTFLTTFVAIFLAELGDKTQLATLSFAAGFKSFWGVFIASALALTVSSLLAALLGSNLTRVFPIRWIQTGAGVLFLILGILLLIRSLRG, encoded by the coding sequence ATGGACTGGAAAACTTTTCTTACAACTTTTGTTGCGATTTTCCTTGCCGAATTAGGGGACAAGACCCAATTGGCAACGCTCTCGTTTGCCGCAGGTTTCAAATCTTTCTGGGGCGTATTTATCGCCAGTGCCCTGGCGCTGACGGTTTCCTCCCTTTTGGCTGCGCTCCTTGGTTCAAACCTGACAAGGGTCTTTCCTATACGCTGGATTCAGACTGGTGCTGGTGTGCTATTTCTCATTCTCGGTATCCTGCTCTTAATCCGTTCCCTGCGCGGATGA
- a CDS encoding inositol-3-phosphate synthase: MAKIRVGIIGVGNCASSLVQGVHYYRNAKEDELIPGIMHVNLGGYHISDIEFAVAIDIDKRKVGKDLAQAIFTYPNNTYKFTDVPKTGVKVIRGMTHDGLGYYLSQIIEKAPGPTADIVKELKDAKVDVVVNYLPVGSEEATKWYVEQVLKAGCAFVNCIPVFIASQKYWHRRFKAAGLPVIGDDIKSQVGATIVHRTLVSLFNDRGVKLLKTMQLNVGGNTDFLNMLERERLHSKKISKTGAVTSLLKYDIGAENVHVGPSDYVPWLEDRKWCYLRMEGQTFGDVPLNIELKLEVWDSPNSAGVVIDAIRCAKLALDNGLAGSIVAPSSYFMKTPPVQFPDDVCREKTEAFIRRYGRKRKG, from the coding sequence ATGGCTAAGATAAGAGTCGGCATTATCGGCGTAGGTAACTGTGCCAGCAGTTTGGTGCAGGGTGTTCATTATTACCGCAACGCCAAGGAGGATGAGCTTATCCCGGGAATAATGCATGTCAATTTGGGCGGTTATCATATCTCCGACATTGAGTTTGCGGTGGCGATTGATATTGACAAGCGCAAGGTGGGCAAGGACCTTGCCCAGGCGATTTTTACCTATCCCAACAACACCTACAAGTTTACCGATGTCCCGAAGACCGGGGTCAAGGTGATCAGGGGAATGACCCATGACGGTCTGGGTTATTACCTCTCGCAGATAATTGAAAAGGCGCCTGGTCCAACCGCAGACATTGTGAAGGAGTTGAAGGATGCCAAGGTTGATGTGGTGGTGAACTATCTGCCGGTAGGGAGCGAGGAGGCGACTAAGTGGTATGTGGAGCAGGTGTTAAAGGCTGGTTGTGCCTTTGTCAACTGCATTCCCGTCTTCATCGCCTCGCAGAAGTACTGGCACCGTCGGTTCAAGGCGGCGGGTCTGCCGGTGATCGGTGATGACATCAAATCCCAGGTGGGCGCAACCATCGTCCACCGCACCTTGGTTTCCCTGTTCAACGACCGGGGAGTAAAACTGCTGAAGACGATGCAATTGAATGTTGGCGGCAACACCGACTTCTTGAATATGCTGGAGCGTGAGCGTCTGCACTCCAAGAAAATCTCAAAGACCGGTGCGGTGACATCGCTTTTGAAATATGACATCGGTGCCGAGAATGTCCATGTTGGTCCTTCTGACTATGTGCCTTGGCTTGAGGACCGCAAGTGGTGCTATTTGCGGATGGAGGGGCAGACATTCGGCGATGTCCCCTTGAACATTGAACTGAAACTCGAGGTTTGGGATTCGCCCAATTCTGCTGGCGTGGTGATTGATGCGATTCGCTGCGCCAAGCTGGCACTGGATAACGGTCTTGCCGGCAGTATTGTGGCACCCTCCTCTTACTTTATGAAGACCCCGCCGGTTCAGTTTCCTGATGATGTCTGCCGGGAAAAAACCGAGGCATTCATTAGACGCTACGGCAGGAAAAGAAAAGGTTAA
- a CDS encoding energy transducer TonB yields the protein MMIFLISRSREAIDTGFDLQEVTFMDVTYRPEVAKITRASGTGQGLGQGKEPPAYFGGGAEEEAVPFDMSTTLERSPSQARIELERYELAQSEEMDVIRLGGKGSAQTTEEILSQAPIVLERSGGGSGGALGLRGVPGIPHAPPQPQLSLERRAVDKPASTQIIKEPLAQPQPTVSVPVGKGTSFQIAGPIRERQILKKVKPRYPKWALDQHISGKVTVRIWVLPNGQVKGIPQVVISSGYPDLDLVVVEALQLWEFAPLGPGVKSEEQWGEVTFIFQLA from the coding sequence ATGATGATTTTCCTTATTTCCCGTTCCCGAGAGGCGATTGATACTGGATTTGACCTTCAGGAGGTGACATTTATGGATGTGACTTATCGTCCTGAGGTGGCCAAGATAACACGTGCCTCTGGCACAGGTCAGGGTTTAGGTCAAGGCAAAGAACCCCCAGCCTATTTTGGAGGTGGTGCTGAAGAAGAGGCTGTACCCTTTGATATGAGTACTACCCTGGAAAGGTCTCCATCCCAGGCGCGGATAGAACTTGAGCGTTACGAACTCGCCCAAAGCGAGGAAATGGATGTGATACGCCTCGGTGGTAAAGGTTCGGCGCAGACTACGGAGGAGATTTTGTCACAGGCACCAATAGTCTTGGAAAGGAGCGGTGGTGGTTCTGGTGGTGCACTCGGACTGCGCGGAGTTCCTGGTATTCCGCATGCACCTCCTCAGCCGCAACTTTCGCTTGAGCGTCGTGCGGTTGATAAACCAGCCTCTACCCAGATTATAAAAGAGCCGCTTGCTCAACCGCAACCAACCGTTTCCGTTCCGGTTGGCAAAGGGACAAGTTTTCAAATTGCTGGTCCGATTCGAGAGCGCCAAATCCTCAAAAAGGTCAAACCCCGCTATCCCAAATGGGCACTTGACCAACATATCAGTGGCAAGGTAACTGTACGCATCTGGGTTTTGCCTAATGGACAGGTGAAGGGGATTCCTCAGGTTGTTATTAGTTCTGGTTATCCTGACCTTGACCTGGTGGTGGTGGAAGCATTGCAATTGTGGGAGTTTGCACCCCTTGGACCAGGGGTTAAGTCTGAGGAACAGTGGGGGGAAGTCACTTTCATATTCCAATTGGCATGA
- a CDS encoding MGMT family protein: protein MKNKREERLTLCRARLDFGSVVMYLRDGKVVRAELKSDFEGKGDRNLGKRIRRVWREGFNKSGFQFDLQNLSGFARRVLWRCAQIPFGRVMSYGELARAIGKPGAARAVGQVMAHNPIPLFFPCHRVVAKNGRLGGFAGGAEMKIRLLRSEGWQIKGRGFNARLVK, encoded by the coding sequence TTGAAAAATAAAAGAGAAGAGAGATTAACTTTGTGTCGGGCACGGCTTGATTTTGGCTCGGTGGTGATGTATTTGCGGGATGGGAAGGTCGTTCGGGCAGAACTTAAAAGCGATTTTGAAGGGAAAGGGGACAGAAATCTCGGCAAGAGGATAAGAAGGGTCTGGCGTGAGGGTTTTAATAAAAGCGGATTTCAGTTTGATTTGCAAAACTTAAGCGGTTTTGCCCGGAGGGTTCTTTGGCGCTGTGCACAAATCCCGTTTGGCAGGGTGATGAGTTATGGGGAACTGGCGCGGGCAATAGGTAAACCAGGTGCGGCAAGGGCGGTGGGACAGGTTATGGCGCACAACCCAATCCCTTTGTTTTTCCCCTGCCATCGGGTGGTGGCAAAAAATGGGAGATTGGGCGGTTTTGCTGGCGGTGCAGAGATGAAGATAAGGCTTTTGAGAAGTGAAGGTTGGCAAATTAAGGGTAGAGGGTTCAATGCCCGACTGGTGAAATGA
- a CDS encoding S41 family peptidase — protein MKRRIVTVALVVLAALVGLFVGRLFAQRGTNLAESLNVFGRVVGIVINTYVEPVDSGKLVQEAIKGLLNALDPYSEFLDEKDYKELRIKTEAQFGGIGIHIGMVEDELTVIAPIEGTPAARAGIRAGDRIAEIEGKSTKGFTTEDAVKLLRGEPGTKVKIKIARPGVKELIPFELTRAIINIKAVPYSGMVTKDIAYIRLADVSRVASKEVRRAMDSLFGLGAKKLIFDLRYNGGGLLQEGKEVADLFLGPGKLIVKTKGRAPGTAQDFVAETEDPYGDYPLVVLVNRGSASAAEIVAGALQDWERAVIIGDTTFGKGSVQTIHQLGPEIGMKLTTAYWYTPSGRCINRPREKSSVVLRDTSAIVKKSYHTLGSLHRALYGGGGIAPDIYVEPERITGLAARIPGSAFFDFATEYANSHPDLTMDFKADKNILGQFRNYLRTKKKIEFTDAEFDSCEANLAQMIEIEIGGKIDGLHGEYQMRLRRDPEVKRAIEVLDRARSTADILKGL, from the coding sequence ATGAAGCGGCGAATAGTAACTGTGGCCCTCGTGGTGCTTGCCGCGCTTGTCGGTTTATTTGTCGGGAGGTTATTTGCCCAGCGCGGGACAAATCTGGCTGAGAGTCTGAATGTTTTCGGTAGGGTCGTAGGGATTGTTATCAACACCTATGTGGAGCCAGTCGACAGCGGGAAACTTGTCCAGGAGGCAATTAAAGGGCTCTTGAATGCCCTTGACCCCTATTCCGAGTTTTTAGACGAAAAGGATTATAAGGAGCTAAGGATTAAAACCGAGGCGCAATTCGGGGGCATTGGTATCCATATTGGCATGGTGGAGGATGAGTTAACTGTGATTGCGCCGATTGAAGGGACACCAGCAGCGCGTGCCGGCATCAGGGCGGGAGACCGGATCGCCGAGATCGAAGGCAAATCCACTAAGGGCTTCACCACTGAGGATGCGGTAAAACTGCTTCGTGGTGAACCTGGAACAAAAGTCAAGATAAAAATTGCCCGTCCGGGTGTTAAGGAGCTGATCCCATTTGAATTGACCCGGGCGATAATTAACATTAAGGCTGTTCCGTACTCAGGAATGGTGACAAAGGACATCGCCTATATCCGCCTTGCGGATGTTTCCCGTGTCGCCTCTAAAGAGGTCCGGCGGGCGATGGATTCGCTTTTTGGATTAGGTGCAAAGAAGCTCATCTTTGACTTACGGTATAATGGGGGTGGGCTTTTGCAGGAAGGGAAAGAGGTTGCAGATTTATTCCTCGGTCCAGGCAAACTGATTGTCAAAACCAAAGGCAGAGCTCCGGGCACGGCTCAGGATTTTGTGGCGGAAACGGAAGACCCTTACGGCGACTATCCCCTTGTTGTTCTTGTCAATCGTGGCAGCGCTTCAGCCGCAGAGATTGTTGCCGGCGCGCTCCAGGACTGGGAAAGGGCGGTAATTATCGGGGACACCACATTTGGCAAGGGCTCGGTGCAGACGATTCATCAGTTAGGGCCGGAAATCGGTATGAAATTAACCACCGCTTACTGGTATACACCGAGTGGCAGATGCATCAACAGACCCCGTGAAAAGAGTAGTGTGGTATTAAGGGACACGAGTGCTATTGTGAAAAAGAGCTATCATACCCTTGGTTCCTTACATCGTGCCCTGTACGGTGGTGGTGGTATTGCCCCCGACATCTATGTTGAGCCAGAGAGAATAACCGGACTTGCTGCCCGAATACCAGGTTCCGCCTTCTTTGACTTTGCGACCGAGTATGCAAATTCCCATCCTGACCTGACAATGGATTTCAAGGCGGATAAAAACATCCTCGGGCAGTTTCGGAACTATCTGCGTACAAAGAAGAAGATTGAATTCACCGATGCTGAGTTTGACTCCTGTGAGGCTAACTTGGCGCAGATGATTGAGATTGAAATCGGTGGGAAGATTGATGGTTTGCACGGGGAGTATCAGATGAGACTCCGCCGAGACCCCGAGGTTAAAAGGGCGATTGAGGTCTTAGACCGAGCCCGTTCAACCGCAGATATTTTGAAGGGACTGTAG
- a CDS encoding MotA/TolQ/ExbB proton channel family protein, with the protein MILGQSLISIFKNSAVMMILLIASIVALALIIERFWYFTKNRFNASKGLRDLREILFQSGVQPALDWSREQKNPLGRLFTVALDNITLGADELSDLLYSLILEERIRYERLLGGMGTLANAATLLGLLGTVVGLIGAFSNIAATGSGGPAVVSKGIAEALLTTAFGLLIGIPVLFFYNYFSKKSLDLTMALESASERLIVILERYKAQTGDGASPGDNPPVRNATVGKPRTIEDSTWRF; encoded by the coding sequence ATGATACTAGGTCAGAGTCTAATTTCAATCTTTAAGAACAGCGCAGTGATGATGATTTTGCTCATAGCCTCTATTGTTGCCTTAGCGTTAATCATTGAGCGCTTCTGGTATTTCACTAAAAATCGATTTAATGCCAGTAAAGGGCTTCGGGACCTCAGAGAGATCCTTTTTCAGTCCGGTGTTCAACCAGCCTTGGATTGGAGTCGTGAGCAAAAGAACCCGCTGGGTAGACTTTTCACTGTGGCCCTTGATAACATTACGCTTGGGGCTGACGAACTGTCTGATTTACTTTATAGCCTGATACTGGAAGAGCGCATTCGTTATGAACGGCTATTAGGTGGTATGGGTACTCTTGCCAATGCGGCGACACTTTTAGGGCTTTTAGGCACGGTTGTCGGATTGATTGGCGCATTCAGCAATATTGCTGCAACTGGTTCTGGTGGTCCCGCGGTGGTATCAAAAGGCATCGCCGAGGCACTACTTACAACCGCTTTCGGGCTGCTGATTGGCATACCGGTGCTCTTTTTTTATAATTACTTTTCCAAAAAATCTCTGGACCTCACGATGGCTCTGGAAAGCGCATCTGAGCGGCTAATAGTGATTTTAGAGCGTTACAAGGCACAGACCGGAGATGGAGCCAGTCCCGGGGACAACCCCCCGGTTAGAAACGCAACGGTAGGAAAGCCCCGGACTATTGAGGATTCGACCTGGAGGTTCTGA
- a CDS encoding MBL fold metallo-hydrolase → MRAEDKNSARVIERLEVGPLLTNCYILKSGDEMVVIDPGGDAEAILGRAEKLGGVVKFIINTHGHIDHIAANGEVAEHTNAPILIHKLDGAMLVSPDANLSLMMGMRIKSPQPSRFLVEGDEIVIGDETLKVIHTPGHTPGSICLLGSDYAFTGDTLFLDSIGRVDLPGGSEMEMQASLVRLQGLLRKETMLYPGHGNTGTFGRALLINPFLGSAWSI, encoded by the coding sequence ATGAGGGCAGAGGATAAAAATTCGGCGCGGGTGATTGAGAGGCTGGAGGTTGGTCCGCTTTTGACCAACTGCTATATTCTAAAATCCGGTGATGAGATGGTGGTGATTGACCCGGGCGGGGATGCGGAGGCGATTCTTGGACGGGCAGAAAAACTGGGGGGAGTGGTGAAGTTTATTATTAATACCCACGGTCATATTGACCATATTGCGGCAAATGGAGAGGTTGCAGAACATACCAACGCGCCGATTTTGATTCATAAACTGGATGGAGCGATGCTTGTGTCTCCGGATGCAAACCTCTCACTAATGATGGGGATGAGGATTAAATCACCCCAACCCAGCCGGTTTTTAGTTGAGGGTGATGAGATAGTGATTGGGGATGAGACCTTGAAGGTGATTCATACCCCTGGGCACACGCCCGGAAGCATCTGCCTCTTAGGTTCGGATTATGCTTTTACCGGTGATACGCTTTTTCTTGACTCGATTGGCAGGGTGGATTTGCCCGGTGGTTCGGAAATGGAGATGCAGGCGTCACTTGTTCGTCTTCAGGGGCTTTTAAGGAAGGAAACGATGCTCTATCCAGGTCATGGAAATACCGGGACATTTGGGAGGGCGCTCTTAATTAACCCATTTTTAGGGAGCGCCTGGTCTATTTGA
- a CDS encoding biopolymer transporter ExbD, with product MIKEAPNIDILPMACVGLILVLVMMVVAPMVLTHNSTPVNVPETHTAERKTEDDVTVTLTTQGFLYFNDQPVKDLDDLKNRLAVEIARDPYALVIIRADKECLHSSVLDILACARQAGALRIACATKKIRER from the coding sequence ATGATAAAAGAGGCACCAAATATTGACATTTTACCAATGGCGTGTGTTGGGTTAATACTTGTTTTAGTGATGATGGTGGTTGCACCGATGGTCTTAACCCATAACTCAACGCCGGTTAATGTTCCTGAAACCCATACCGCTGAGCGAAAAACCGAAGATGATGTTACCGTTACCCTGACCACTCAGGGTTTTCTTTACTTTAACGACCAGCCGGTTAAAGATCTTGATGATTTGAAGAATCGGCTTGCCGTTGAGATTGCCAGAGACCCTTATGCGCTCGTTATAATCAGAGCGGATAAAGAATGTTTACACTCGTCCGTTTTGGACATACTTGCCTGTGCGCGACAGGCGGGTGCGCTTCGGATTGCCTGTGCGACTAAAAAGATTAGGGAGAGGTGA
- the tmk gene encoding dTMP kinase: MRGVLITFEGVEGSGKTTQAQLLVEYLRGKGVEAIFTREPGGTEIGERVREIVLDPKIERMDALAELFLYLASRTQLVREKLMPALAAGKVVVSDRFTDSSVAYQGYGRGLGERLVSRLNKIATRGLKPDLTVFIDVPVGVGSKRKQGKPDRLEKEREEFHRLVRAGYLKIAQRAKGRIKIVNGERTKEEIQSEIGSLVEGFLERKGVLRK; the protein is encoded by the coding sequence GTGAGAGGGGTTCTGATAACCTTTGAAGGGGTTGAGGGTTCAGGCAAGACAACCCAGGCGCAGCTCTTGGTCGAGTATTTAAGGGGTAAGGGGGTGGAGGCGATTTTTACCCGTGAGCCCGGGGGCACAGAAATCGGCGAGCGGGTACGGGAGATTGTCCTTGACCCCAAAATAGAGAGGATGGATGCCCTTGCTGAACTTTTCCTCTATCTTGCCAGTCGGACTCAACTTGTTCGGGAAAAACTTATGCCTGCACTTGCCGCGGGCAAGGTTGTTGTCTCTGACCGGTTTACTGACTCATCAGTTGCGTATCAGGGTTACGGTCGGGGCTTGGGTGAGCGGCTGGTTTCGCGGTTGAATAAAATTGCTACCCGGGGGCTTAAGCCTGACCTGACGGTTTTTATTGATGTTCCGGTTGGGGTCGGCTCTAAGCGGAAACAGGGAAAGCCTGACAGACTGGAAAAGGAAAGAGAGGAGTTTCACCGGTTGGTGCGTGCCGGGTATCTTAAAATTGCCCAGCGGGCAAAAGGCAGAATAAAGATAGTCAATGGCGAGAGGACGAAAGAAGAGATTCAGTCTGAAATTGGTTCGCTGGTGGAAGGTTTCTTAGAAAGAAAGGGGGTTTTGCGAAAATGA
- a CDS encoding biopolymer transporter ExbD produces the protein MRRRGWEPRRNPRLVLNSLVDIALSLVIAFMVSMPLFFETGIFVSAPGAIKAGVNEPGSDIKANVYLTNDGRILLNEAQVSFENLAELLPRLLQRSIERRVVVAAEDLVKYERVMMVLDIAKQAGAADVALLRTRKAK, from the coding sequence ATGCGCAGAAGAGGATGGGAACCACGACGCAACCCAAGACTCGTTTTGAATTCCCTTGTGGATATTGCCCTTTCGCTGGTGATTGCCTTTATGGTCTCGATGCCGCTTTTTTTTGAGACGGGGATATTTGTCTCAGCACCCGGCGCCATAAAGGCAGGGGTAAATGAGCCTGGCTCGGATATTAAAGCCAATGTCTATCTGACCAATGACGGCAGGATCCTTTTGAATGAAGCCCAGGTATCATTTGAAAACCTTGCTGAACTTCTGCCCCGACTTCTTCAGCGTAGCATTGAGCGTCGGGTTGTGGTAGCAGCTGAGGATTTGGTAAAATATGAGAGGGTGATGATGGTTTTGGACATAGCAAAACAGGCGGGTGCAGCAGATGTGGCACTTCTCAGAACAAGGAAAGCTAAATGA
- the truD gene encoding tRNA pseudouridine(13) synthase TruD, with protein sequence MKIKCRPEDFQVRELIRLKLQKTGRYSIYRLEKRYWNTLDVIREVERSYGLKGFSRAGLKDRYSFTVQYLSLLGKGPDRIIAPNYSLTRIGMSNEPILPRMVIGNRFNITLHALQESELSAITTTLPAIRSDGVANYYDEQRFGSARHKQGFIARKLIAGHYNGALKLFLATPGKGDDSKLRRRKKELLANWGNWERCLKIVPFEGKAAIAYLVKNPRDFEGAVKLLPKTLLELFIVAYQSWLWNRMLFKLLQEMGLKTIRIRYNLGEMAFYETLTSHQQDYLTHLPLPALGPKARFPDERIERIAQEVLKEEGLNLNQLKLRFRIKGLFFKPYERRAIFKPVQLKMMGPEPDELYPGKSKVRLSFILPPGSYATVLLKRLLLPPSITAHPSMQNAPQKV encoded by the coding sequence ATGAAGATAAAATGCCGACCTGAAGATTTCCAGGTCAGGGAGCTAATCCGGCTTAAACTTCAAAAGACCGGCAGGTATTCAATCTACCGTTTGGAAAAGCGCTACTGGAATACCCTTGATGTTATTCGTGAGGTTGAACGAAGTTACGGACTCAAGGGCTTTTCTCGTGCCGGGCTCAAAGACCGCTACTCATTCACGGTGCAATATCTTTCCTTATTAGGAAAAGGACCTGATAGGATAATCGCACCCAACTACTCCCTTACCCGTATCGGAATGTCAAACGAACCGATTCTTCCGAGGATGGTGATTGGCAACAGGTTTAACATCACCCTCCATGCTCTTCAAGAAAGCGAACTGTCTGCTATTACCACGACACTTCCTGCAATCCGGAGTGACGGTGTTGCCAACTATTATGATGAACAGCGCTTTGGTTCTGCAAGGCATAAACAGGGTTTTATTGCGCGCAAATTAATAGCTGGGCATTACAACGGCGCCCTAAAGCTATTTCTTGCTACCCCAGGGAAGGGTGATGATTCCAAACTCAGAAGGCGCAAAAAGGAACTCTTGGCAAACTGGGGCAACTGGGAAAGATGCCTGAAAATTGTTCCCTTTGAGGGGAAGGCGGCAATTGCCTATCTGGTCAAAAACCCCCGTGATTTTGAGGGTGCAGTAAAGCTCCTTCCTAAGACCCTTCTGGAACTATTTATCGTAGCCTATCAGTCTTGGCTCTGGAATCGGATGCTGTTCAAACTTCTTCAAGAGATGGGTTTAAAAACTATCAGAATCAGATACAACTTGGGTGAGATGGCTTTTTACGAAACCCTCACCTCTCACCAGCAGGACTATTTAACCCATCTTCCCCTGCCGGCTTTAGGACCAAAAGCCCGATTTCCTGATGAGCGGATTGAGCGGATCGCCCAGGAGGTTTTAAAAGAAGAAGGTCTAAATCTAAACCAGTTGAAACTCAGATTCCGCATCAAAGGGCTATTTTTTAAGCCTTATGAGCGCCGAGCAATATTTAAGCCGGTGCAGTTAAAGATGATGGGTCCAGAGCCGGATGAGCTGTACCCGGGCAAAAGCAAGGTTCGCCTTTCATTTATTCTTCCCCCTGGTTCATATGCCACTGTCCTCCTGAAACGCCTCCTTCTCCCACCATCAATTACAGCGCACCCATCCATGCAAAATGCCCCCCAAAAAGTGTAA
- the fabD gene encoding ACP S-malonyltransferase, whose protein sequence is MSPTSFAFLFPGQGSQYVGMGADLYETFPSARDIYDRAEDILQLPIKRISFEGPEEELRQTRYTQPAILTHSLACLSILTSGSFHPTLAAGHSLGEYSALYAAGCLEFESVLKLVKRRAFLMFNEGEKRPGTMAAIIGIDSAIVEAICVEAGGVVVPANYNEPKQTVISGEPEAVKRAMELAKGRGALKVVQLPVSGAFHSPLLFESAQEFAEYLRSIKVHPPRFPVVMNVTGRIAQSPDEVRTNLEKQLISPVQWVRTIRSAKEIGCHNFLEVGPGQVLAGLVRRIDRELVVRPAGKATELKGLMEGV, encoded by the coding sequence ATGAGCCCAACCTCATTTGCGTTCCTTTTTCCTGGTCAGGGTTCTCAGTATGTGGGAATGGGTGCCGACCTGTATGAAACATTTCCTTCGGCTCGGGATATCTATGACCGCGCGGAAGATATTTTACAACTGCCGATAAAGCGAATCTCCTTTGAAGGTCCTGAGGAGGAGTTGCGTCAGACCCGTTATACCCAGCCTGCGATTCTCACTCATTCCCTGGCCTGCCTTTCGATACTAACCTCTGGCTCCTTCCATCCTACACTTGCCGCGGGACACTCATTAGGTGAATACTCTGCACTTTATGCTGCCGGCTGTTTGGAGTTTGAGAGCGTTTTGAAACTGGTAAAGCGCAGGGCTTTTTTGATGTTTAATGAGGGCGAGAAAAGACCGGGAACAATGGCAGCAATTATCGGAATAGACTCAGCGATTGTGGAGGCGATTTGTGTCGAGGCTGGTGGTGTAGTTGTTCCGGCAAATTACAATGAGCCGAAGCAAACGGTGATATCGGGTGAACCGGAGGCGGTGAAAAGGGCAATGGAACTGGCAAAGGGTCGCGGTGCGCTCAAGGTGGTGCAGTTGCCAGTTTCAGGTGCATTTCACTCGCCGCTCCTTTTTGAATCTGCCCAAGAATTTGCTGAATATTTGCGCTCAATTAAGGTTCATCCACCTCGTTTTCCAGTTGTGATGAATGTTACTGGCAGAATCGCGCAGAGCCCTGATGAGGTGCGAACAAACCTTGAGAAACAGTTAATCTCACCGGTGCAATGGGTGAGAACAATTCGGTCCGCTAAAGAGATTGGTTGCCACAACTTTCTTGAGGTGGGTCCTGGCCAGGTCCTAGCGGGCCTTGTGAGGCGAATAGACCGCGAATTAGTTGTTCGTCCGGCAGGGAAGGCAACCGAATTGAAGGGATTGATGGAAGGAGTTTAG
- a CDS encoding FlgD immunoglobulin-like domain containing protein, giving the protein MFIIFSLIFGQTPESQPAPGEHALGEELITGEAEIVITDQKFSLVPQFDPWIPVQEFFGSESYVFDDELLKAVDSLLVSRQFLSSSYLRVPVERTFLAGDILVFLPEFEKRVANWELVIANSLGETVRHIKGKGQPPAVITWDGRTDDGEPIPTGDVYSFTFNAYDARGNQTRIPCEPMKINAVSWEEKNEWILSIVADELFVSDGATLISTAAQRLDEIANFIKEHTKRVVQEVVVYVYTEKEKLSFDRCAVMESEIGRRLVLPKDVLKVVPKFIPGLKPKQSRIEIHIAK; this is encoded by the coding sequence TTGTTTATCATTTTTTCGCTAATTTTCGGTCAAACTCCTGAAAGTCAGCCAGCTCCAGGAGAGCATGCATTAGGAGAAGAGTTAATTACTGGTGAAGCAGAGATAGTTATCACTGACCAGAAGTTTTCTCTCGTACCACAGTTTGACCCTTGGATTCCTGTGCAGGAGTTTTTTGGTTCAGAGTCTTATGTGTTTGATGATGAGTTGCTTAAAGCGGTGGATTCGCTTTTGGTTAGTCGTCAGTTTCTTTCCTCTTCGTATCTGCGAGTGCCGGTTGAGCGGACTTTCCTTGCTGGTGATATCCTTGTCTTTCTACCTGAATTTGAAAAAAGAGTGGCAAACTGGGAACTAGTCATTGCCAATTCTCTGGGGGAGACGGTCCGGCACATTAAAGGAAAGGGGCAACCACCAGCAGTAATTACTTGGGATGGACGTACAGATGATGGTGAGCCGATACCTACTGGCGATGTTTACAGTTTTACCTTTAATGCCTATGACGCCCGAGGAAACCAAACTCGTATTCCCTGCGAGCCGATGAAAATCAACGCCGTTAGCTGGGAGGAAAAAAACGAGTGGATTTTATCGATCGTTGCTGATGAGTTGTTTGTGTCCGATGGTGCTACTTTGATTTCTACGGCAGCGCAACGACTGGATGAGATTGCTAATTTCATCAAGGAACACACTAAAAGGGTTGTCCAAGAGGTGGTGGTTTATGTTTATACTGAAAAGGAGAAGCTTAGCTTTGACCGCTGTGCGGTGATGGAGTCAGAAATCGGCAGGCGGCTGGTTTTGCCTAAAGATGTACTTAAGGTTGTACCTAAGTTCATTCCTGGGCTGAAGCCAAAGCAGTCACGGATAGAGATTCACATTGCTAAATGA